One region of Phycicoccus sp. M110.8 genomic DNA includes:
- a CDS encoding site-2 protease family protein → MSAPAAREAEESGHGVRIARVAGIPVYLAPSWFLIAVVIIAIVAGPVLTTRPLFGIGVGVLQALLLLVCVLAHEAAHAVTARAFGMPVLRIVANVWGGHTSMEAVRSTPGRMAAVAAAGPLANAALALLAYAVAPLVTGDLSHRLVTGMVIINGSLAVLNLLPGMPLDGGQVVECLVWKATGDRNKGAVVAGWSGRVVTVLVVLWFFVRPVALGQGIGFGSIWVLVIASVLWAGASESVRRGTALGKLGRLRVQDVAERAVVLAPDSTVGMALDHPDIVLTTDERGVPCLVFGAMDLALHHDLDRQAPVSAAVFRVPDANVVDAGPQDGVDVVVAAMQQTGSGTVVLTSGGRAWGVTSVDRINAAAERN, encoded by the coding sequence ATGAGCGCCCCCGCCGCCCGTGAGGCCGAGGAGTCCGGGCACGGCGTGCGGATCGCCCGCGTCGCCGGGATCCCCGTCTACCTCGCGCCCAGCTGGTTCCTCATCGCGGTGGTGATCATCGCGATCGTGGCCGGTCCGGTGCTGACGACCCGGCCGCTGTTCGGCATCGGGGTCGGGGTGCTGCAGGCCCTGCTGCTGCTCGTCTGCGTCCTCGCCCACGAGGCCGCCCACGCCGTGACGGCCCGCGCCTTCGGCATGCCGGTCCTGCGCATCGTGGCCAACGTGTGGGGCGGTCACACCTCCATGGAGGCGGTGCGCTCGACCCCCGGCAGGATGGCGGCCGTCGCCGCGGCCGGCCCGCTGGCCAACGCCGCCCTGGCGCTCCTGGCGTATGCCGTGGCGCCCCTCGTGACCGGCGACCTCAGCCACCGGCTCGTCACCGGCATGGTCATCATCAACGGCAGCCTCGCGGTGCTCAACCTCCTCCCCGGCATGCCCCTCGACGGCGGCCAGGTGGTGGAGTGCCTGGTCTGGAAGGCGACGGGGGACCGCAACAAGGGTGCCGTGGTCGCGGGCTGGTCCGGCCGGGTCGTCACGGTGCTCGTCGTCCTGTGGTTCTTCGTCCGGCCGGTCGCGCTGGGGCAGGGCATCGGGTTCGGCTCGATCTGGGTGCTCGTGATCGCCTCGGTGCTGTGGGCCGGGGCGAGCGAGTCCGTGCGCCGCGGCACCGCGCTGGGCAAGCTCGGCCGGCTGAGGGTGCAGGACGTCGCCGAGCGCGCCGTGGTGCTGGCCCCCGACAGCACCGTCGGCATGGCCCTGGACCACCCCGACATCGTGCTGACGACGGACGAGCGCGGCGTGCCCTGCCTGGTCTTCGGTGCCATGGACCTGGCCCTGCACCACGACCTCGACCGGCAGGCGCCGGTCAGCGCCGCCGTCTTCCGGGTGCCGGATGCCAACGTCGTCGACGCCGGACCTCAGGACGGGGTGGACGTGGTCGTCGCCGCGATGCAGCAGACCGGCTCCGGGACCGTCGTCCTCACCAGCGGCGGCCGGGCCTGGGGTGTCACGAGCGTCGACCGGATCAACGCGGCCGCGGAGCGCAACTAG
- the metH gene encoding methionine synthase codes for MDGAMGTMIQREGLAEEDYRGERFADWADDLKGNNDLLSITQPGVIRGIHDAYLEAGADLVETNTFNAQRISLADYGMSDLAYEMNVAAARLAREACDAMTARTPDRPRWVLGALGPTNRTASISPDVNDPGTRNVSYDELVEAYLEQARGLVDGGADVLIVETIFDTLNAKAAIYALETLFEEHDRRWPVIISGTITDASGRTLSGQVTEAFWHSVRHARPIAVGLNCALGAAEMRPYAAELARVADTFVSCYPNAGLPNHFGEYDETPDAMAAVVGEFAQAGLVNLLGGCCGTTPDHIKAIAEAAAGEKPRVPSEVSPALRLSGLEPLTVTEESLFVNVGERTNITGSARFRKLIQAEDYPTALNVARQQVEAGAQVIDVNMDEGMIDGVAAMDRFLKLVASEPDISRVPLMIDSSKWEVIEAGLKCVQGKPIVNSISMKEGVEKFVEQARLCRKYGAAVVVMAFDEEGQADNLERRKVICRRAYDILTQEVGLPAEDIIFDPNIFAVATGIEEHAAYGTDFIEATRWIKENLPGALVSGGVSNVSFSFRGNNPVREAIHAVFLFHAIRAGMDMGIVNAGALVVYDEIDPELRERIEDVVLNRRPDSTERLLEIADRFNSSGEAAEEKTEEWRSLPVEERITHALVKGIDDHVEADTEELRALIEERGGRPIEVIEGPLMDGMNVVGDLFGSGKMFLPQVVKSARVMKKAVAYLVPYIEAEKSDAPKRAKGKVVMATVKGDVHDIGKNIVGVVLQCNNYDVVDLGVMVPAQKILDAARAENADVIGLSGLITPSLDEMVNFAAEMERQGFDLPLLIGGATTSRAHTAVKVDQRYHGPVVWVKDASRSVPVVAQLLSDEQRPTLMAQVEADYDSLRARHAAKATERPLVSLEKARAHATPIDWTAYHPPVPHLVAAQEKELLRRQSGARGKVPTQFVRTFHDYPLDELRRYIDWGPFFLAWEMKGRFPDILNNPATGEAATRLWQDAQEMLDRIVEERWLRAEGVIGLFPANAVGDDIEVYTDESREHVATTLHTLRQQGSHREGVPNRAMSDFVAPRESGLSDHVGAFAVTAGLGSQERVMQLKADGDDYSAIMLEALADRLAEAFAERMHERVRHDFWGYAPDEHLPNDDLIAEKYSGIRPAPGYPACPDHTEKEVLWDLLGVKEKTGIELTESMAMWPGASVSGWYFSHPESQYFVVGRLGRDQVEDYAGRKGWTLAEAERWLSPNLGYIPED; via the coding sequence ATGGACGGCGCCATGGGCACCATGATCCAGCGGGAGGGGCTGGCCGAGGAGGACTACCGCGGAGAGAGGTTCGCCGACTGGGCCGACGACCTCAAGGGCAACAACGACCTGCTGTCCATCACCCAGCCGGGCGTCATCCGTGGCATCCACGACGCCTACCTCGAGGCCGGCGCCGACCTGGTCGAGACGAACACCTTCAACGCCCAGCGCATCTCCCTGGCCGACTACGGCATGTCCGACCTCGCCTACGAGATGAACGTCGCGGCCGCCCGCCTGGCCCGCGAGGCGTGCGACGCCATGACCGCGCGCACGCCCGACCGCCCGCGCTGGGTGCTCGGCGCCCTCGGCCCCACGAACCGCACCGCGTCGATCTCCCCGGACGTCAACGACCCGGGCACGCGCAACGTCAGCTACGACGAGCTCGTCGAGGCGTACCTCGAGCAGGCGCGCGGCCTCGTCGACGGCGGCGCGGACGTCCTCATCGTCGAGACGATCTTCGACACCCTCAACGCCAAGGCCGCGATCTACGCGCTGGAGACCCTCTTCGAGGAGCACGACCGCCGCTGGCCGGTCATCATCTCCGGCACCATCACCGACGCCTCGGGCCGCACCCTCTCGGGCCAGGTCACCGAGGCCTTCTGGCACAGCGTGCGCCACGCCCGCCCCATCGCGGTCGGGCTCAACTGCGCCCTCGGTGCGGCCGAGATGCGCCCGTATGCCGCGGAGCTGGCGCGCGTCGCCGACACCTTCGTGTCGTGCTACCCGAACGCCGGCCTGCCCAACCACTTCGGCGAGTACGACGAGACCCCGGACGCCATGGCGGCGGTCGTCGGCGAGTTCGCGCAGGCGGGGCTGGTCAACCTGCTCGGCGGGTGCTGCGGCACGACCCCCGACCACATCAAGGCGATCGCCGAGGCCGCCGCGGGCGAGAAGCCGCGGGTGCCCTCGGAGGTCTCGCCTGCGCTGCGCCTCTCGGGCCTGGAGCCGCTGACCGTCACCGAGGAGTCGCTCTTCGTCAACGTCGGCGAGCGGACGAACATCACCGGCTCGGCACGGTTCCGCAAGCTCATCCAGGCCGAGGACTACCCCACCGCGCTCAACGTCGCCCGGCAGCAGGTCGAGGCCGGCGCGCAGGTCATCGACGTCAACATGGACGAGGGGATGATCGACGGCGTCGCGGCGATGGACCGCTTCCTCAAGCTCGTCGCGTCCGAGCCGGACATCTCCCGCGTGCCGCTGATGATCGACTCCTCGAAGTGGGAGGTCATCGAGGCCGGCCTCAAGTGTGTGCAGGGCAAGCCGATCGTCAACTCCATCTCGATGAAGGAGGGCGTCGAGAAGTTCGTCGAGCAGGCCCGCCTGTGCCGCAAGTACGGCGCGGCCGTCGTGGTGATGGCCTTCGACGAGGAGGGCCAGGCCGACAACCTCGAGCGGCGCAAGGTCATCTGCCGCCGGGCCTACGACATCCTCACCCAGGAGGTCGGCCTGCCCGCGGAGGACATCATCTTCGACCCCAACATCTTCGCGGTGGCCACGGGTATCGAGGAGCACGCGGCATACGGCACCGACTTCATCGAGGCCACGCGCTGGATCAAGGAGAACCTCCCCGGCGCGCTCGTCTCCGGCGGCGTCTCCAACGTCTCGTTCTCGTTCCGCGGCAACAACCCCGTCCGTGAGGCGATCCACGCGGTCTTCCTCTTCCACGCCATCCGGGCGGGCATGGACATGGGCATCGTCAACGCCGGTGCCCTCGTCGTCTACGACGAGATCGACCCCGAGCTGCGCGAGCGGATCGAGGACGTCGTCCTCAACCGCCGCCCGGACTCCACCGAGCGCCTGCTCGAGATCGCCGACCGGTTCAACAGCAGCGGCGAGGCCGCCGAGGAGAAGACCGAGGAGTGGCGCTCACTCCCCGTCGAGGAGCGGATCACGCACGCGCTCGTCAAGGGCATCGACGACCACGTCGAGGCCGACACCGAGGAGCTGCGCGCCCTCATCGAGGAGCGCGGCGGCCGGCCGATCGAGGTCATCGAGGGCCCGCTCATGGACGGCATGAACGTCGTGGGCGACCTGTTCGGCAGCGGCAAGATGTTCCTGCCACAGGTGGTGAAGTCGGCCCGCGTCATGAAGAAGGCCGTGGCGTACCTCGTGCCGTACATCGAGGCCGAGAAGTCCGACGCCCCCAAGCGCGCCAAGGGCAAGGTGGTCATGGCCACCGTCAAGGGCGACGTCCACGACATCGGCAAGAACATCGTCGGCGTGGTGCTGCAGTGCAACAACTACGACGTCGTCGACCTCGGCGTCATGGTGCCGGCGCAGAAGATCCTCGACGCGGCCAGGGCGGAGAACGCGGACGTCATCGGCCTCTCCGGCCTGATCACGCCGAGCCTGGACGAGATGGTGAACTTCGCCGCGGAGATGGAGCGGCAGGGCTTCGACCTGCCCCTGCTCATCGGTGGCGCGACCACCTCGCGGGCGCACACCGCCGTCAAGGTCGACCAGCGGTACCACGGCCCGGTCGTGTGGGTGAAGGACGCGTCGCGGTCCGTCCCGGTCGTCGCGCAGCTGCTGTCGGACGAGCAGCGCCCGACGCTGATGGCCCAGGTCGAGGCCGACTACGACTCGCTGCGGGCCCGCCACGCGGCCAAGGCGACCGAGCGCCCGCTGGTCTCCCTCGAGAAGGCGCGGGCGCACGCCACGCCCATCGACTGGACGGCTTACCACCCGCCCGTGCCGCACCTCGTCGCCGCCCAGGAGAAGGAGCTCCTGCGTCGCCAGTCCGGCGCCCGCGGGAAGGTGCCGACGCAGTTCGTGCGGACGTTCCACGACTACCCGCTCGACGAGCTGCGCCGGTACATCGACTGGGGGCCGTTCTTCCTCGCCTGGGAGATGAAGGGGCGCTTCCCGGACATCCTCAACAACCCCGCCACGGGCGAGGCCGCGACCCGGCTCTGGCAGGACGCCCAGGAGATGCTCGACCGCATCGTCGAGGAGCGCTGGCTGCGGGCTGAGGGCGTCATCGGCCTGTTCCCGGCGAACGCGGTCGGCGACGACATCGAGGTCTACACCGACGAGAGCCGCGAGCACGTCGCGACGACGCTGCACACCCTGCGCCAGCAGGGCTCGCACCGTGAAGGCGTGCCCAACCGCGCCATGTCCGACTTCGTCGCGCCGCGGGAGTCGGGCCTGTCCGACCACGTCGGGGCGTTCGCGGTCACGGCCGGGCTCGGGTCGCAGGAGCGGGTCATGCAGCTCAAGGCCGACGGCGACGACTACAGCGCCATCATGCTCGAGGCCCTCGCCGACCGGCTGGCCGAGGCGTTCGCGGAGCGCATGCACGAGCGCGTGCGGCACGACTTCTGGGGCTACGCCCCCGACGAGCACCTGCCGAACGACGACCTGATCGCGGAGAAGTACAGCGGCATCCGCCCGGCGCCCGGCTACCCGGCCTGCCCCGACCACACCGAGAAGGAGGTCCTCTGGGACCTGCTGGGGGTCAAGGAGAAGACCGGGATCGAGCTGACGGAGTCGATGGCCATGTGGCCGGGGGCATCGGTGTCGGGCTGGTACTTCTCGCACCCGGAGTCGCAGTACTTCGTCGTGGGGCGGCTCGGCCGCGACCAGGTCGAGGACTACGCCGGGCGCAAGGGCTGGACCCTCGCCGAGGCCGAGCGCTGGCTCTCCCCCAACCTGGGCTACATCCCCGAGGACTGA
- a CDS encoding PD-(D/E)XK nuclease family protein, which yields MVPALSPSRASDFKQCPLLYRFRAVDKLPAPPSPAAARGTLVHAVLERLFDLPPEQRTPTAAAELVGPQWQQLVEQEPELAEMIAGDEQRTLDSWFGEANALIETWFTLEDPTRLEPAERELYVETDVDGLVLRGYVDRLDVAPDGAMRVVDYKTGRSPSELFEGKALFQMKFYALVLWRLRGEIPRLLQLVYLGNGEVVRYSPDEHDLLGLERNLKAVWGAIERAATTGDWRPKTSRLCDWCDFRQFCPAWGGTPPPLPQDAARIALDPGVSGQVVPADD from the coding sequence ATGGTTCCCGCCCTGTCCCCGAGCCGAGCGTCGGACTTCAAGCAGTGCCCCCTGCTCTACCGCTTCCGCGCCGTCGACAAGCTGCCCGCCCCGCCCTCGCCTGCCGCGGCCCGGGGCACGCTCGTCCACGCCGTGCTGGAGCGGCTCTTCGACCTGCCTCCGGAGCAGCGGACGCCCACGGCCGCGGCCGAGCTCGTGGGGCCGCAGTGGCAGCAGCTGGTCGAGCAGGAGCCCGAGCTCGCCGAGATGATCGCCGGGGACGAGCAGCGCACGCTCGACTCGTGGTTCGGTGAGGCCAACGCGCTGATCGAGACCTGGTTCACCCTCGAGGACCCGACCCGGCTCGAGCCGGCGGAGCGGGAGCTCTACGTCGAGACCGACGTCGACGGCCTCGTCCTGCGCGGGTACGTCGACCGACTCGACGTGGCGCCCGACGGCGCGATGCGGGTCGTCGACTACAAGACCGGCCGGTCCCCGAGCGAGCTGTTCGAGGGCAAGGCGCTGTTCCAGATGAAGTTCTACGCGCTCGTGCTCTGGCGGCTGCGCGGTGAGATCCCGCGCCTGCTGCAGCTGGTCTACCTCGGCAACGGCGAGGTGGTGCGCTACTCCCCCGACGAGCACGACCTGCTCGGCCTCGAGCGCAACCTCAAGGCGGTCTGGGGCGCCATCGAGCGCGCTGCCACCACCGGGGACTGGCGGCCCAAGACCTCACGGCTGTGCGACTGGTGCGACTTCCGGCAGTTCTGCCCGGCGTGGGGCGGCACCCCGCCACCGCTGCCGCAGGACGCGGCCAGGATCGCGCTCGACCCGGGCGTCTCGGGTCAGGTCGTCCCCGCCGACGACTAG
- a CDS encoding HAD family phosphatase, with amino-acid sequence MTDLPAAVFWDMDGTLIDTEPYWIAAEHAIVEEAGGVWSDEYAHELVGNDLMVSAQFIRDNSPVDLDPVQIVDQLLERVIVQVREHVPWRPGALELLEALAAESVPSALVTMSWRSLADAVVGALPEGTFSAVITGDEVEHGKPHPEPYLAAARALGVEAAECVAIEDSPTGVRSAVGAGVPTLAVPHVVPVPVIAGAVQAPSLRGLTPRDLRTLFDGARRA; translated from the coding sequence GTGACCGACCTGCCCGCCGCCGTCTTCTGGGACATGGACGGCACCCTCATCGACACCGAGCCGTACTGGATCGCTGCCGAGCACGCGATCGTCGAGGAGGCCGGCGGGGTCTGGAGCGACGAGTACGCCCACGAGCTGGTCGGCAACGACCTCATGGTGTCGGCACAGTTCATCCGGGACAACAGCCCCGTGGACCTCGACCCGGTGCAGATCGTCGACCAGCTGCTCGAGCGGGTGATCGTCCAGGTGCGCGAGCACGTGCCGTGGCGTCCCGGCGCGCTCGAGCTGCTCGAGGCCCTCGCCGCCGAGTCCGTGCCGAGCGCGCTCGTGACCATGTCGTGGCGGTCGCTGGCCGACGCCGTCGTCGGCGCCCTGCCGGAGGGCACGTTCTCGGCCGTCATCACCGGGGACGAGGTCGAGCACGGCAAGCCCCACCCGGAGCCGTACCTGGCTGCCGCCCGCGCCCTCGGCGTCGAGGCGGCTGAGTGCGTGGCCATCGAGGACTCGCCGACCGGTGTCCGGTCGGCCGTGGGCGCCGGCGTGCCGACCCTGGCCGTCCCGCATGTGGTCCCCGTGCCGGTCATCGCCGGCGCGGTGCAGGCGCCGAGCCTGCGCGGGCTCACCCCGCGCGACCTGCGCACCCTCTTCGACGGCGCCCGCCGGGCCTGA
- a CDS encoding PAC2 family protein translates to MIELEDVPELDNPVVIAAFEGWNDAGEAATAAIDHLVDVWDAEPIAALDPEEYYDFQVNRPRVVLDDGRRRIHWRTTRILVASSSGLDRDVVLVQGIEPSFRWRAFTIELMEFAQEVGASTVITLGALMADVAHTRPIPVTATSEDEDVIHRFDLEPSRYEGPTGIVGVLADAATQSGLQSVSCWAAVPHYAGHTPSPKATLALISKLEELLDAPIPHGDLPEGARAWERGVNELAETDDEVAEYVQSLEQAQDTADLPEASGDAIAREFERYLRRRGQDGGPQPGPGGPA, encoded by the coding sequence GTGATCGAGCTCGAGGACGTGCCGGAGCTGGACAACCCGGTCGTGATCGCAGCCTTCGAGGGGTGGAACGACGCCGGCGAGGCAGCCACGGCAGCCATCGACCACCTCGTCGACGTCTGGGACGCCGAGCCCATCGCGGCCCTCGACCCCGAGGAGTACTACGACTTCCAGGTCAACCGCCCCCGCGTCGTGCTCGACGACGGCCGGCGCCGCATCCACTGGCGGACGACCCGGATCCTCGTGGCCTCGAGCTCGGGCCTGGACCGCGACGTGGTCCTCGTGCAGGGCATCGAGCCGTCGTTCCGCTGGCGCGCCTTCACGATCGAGCTGATGGAGTTCGCCCAGGAGGTCGGGGCGAGCACCGTCATCACCCTCGGCGCCCTGATGGCCGACGTGGCGCACACCCGCCCCATCCCGGTGACGGCGACCTCCGAGGACGAGGACGTCATCCACCGCTTCGACCTCGAGCCGAGCCGGTACGAGGGCCCCACGGGGATCGTGGGCGTCCTCGCCGACGCAGCCACCCAGAGCGGGTTGCAGTCGGTCTCGTGCTGGGCCGCGGTGCCGCACTACGCCGGCCACACCCCCTCGCCCAAGGCCACCCTCGCCCTCATCTCCAAGCTCGAGGAGCTGCTGGACGCCCCCATCCCCCACGGCGACCTCCCCGAGGGCGCACGTGCGTGGGAGCGCGGCGTGAACGAGCTCGCCGAGACCGACGACGAGGTCGCCGAGTACGTCCAGTCCCTGGAGCAGGCCCAGGACACGGCGGACCTGCCCGAGGCCAGCGGCGACGCCATCGCGCGGGAGTTCGAGCGGTACCTGCGACGGCGCGGCCAGGACGGCGGCCCGCAGCCGGGCCCCGGGGGTCCGGCCTAG
- the mshC gene encoding cysteine--1-D-myo-inosityl 2-amino-2-deoxy-alpha-D-glucopyranoside ligase, translated as MISWPTPSIPSVPGTGRPVQLFDTSTAAVRALTPGPTARLYVCGITPYDATHMGHAATYVTFDVLGRALRDAGHRVQYVQNITDVDDPLLERAQRDGVGWEQLAADQIALFREDMTALAVIPPDQYVGVVESIVPVAAAVRALLESGAAYAVDTPDSEAGDDIYLDLRRDPGFGSVSNWSREQMMAVFAERGGDPDRAGKRDRLDPLLWRAARPGEPSWPAKGLADGRPGWHIECTSIALDHLGMAFDVQGGGTDLVFPHHEMSATQATVLTGERPFARTYAHQAMVGLDGEKMSKSRGNLVLVSKLRADGVDPMAIRLALLAHHYRTEWSWTDAGLAEAKQRLDRWRAAFSVATAPSSDGAVQELRARVADDLDTPGALAVVDRWAHRTLTVGGEDEAAPGVLARAVDAILGVRV; from the coding sequence GTGATCTCCTGGCCCACGCCCTCCATCCCCTCCGTGCCGGGCACCGGTCGCCCCGTCCAGCTCTTCGACACCTCGACCGCGGCCGTCCGCGCCCTCACGCCAGGCCCCACCGCACGCCTGTACGTCTGTGGGATCACCCCCTACGACGCGACGCACATGGGCCACGCCGCGACCTACGTGACCTTCGACGTGCTGGGCCGCGCGCTGCGCGACGCCGGGCACCGGGTGCAGTACGTCCAGAACATCACCGACGTCGACGACCCGCTGCTCGAGCGGGCCCAGCGCGACGGTGTCGGCTGGGAGCAGCTGGCGGCCGACCAGATCGCGCTGTTCCGCGAGGACATGACGGCGCTGGCCGTGATCCCCCCGGACCAGTACGTCGGGGTCGTCGAGAGCATCGTCCCGGTGGCCGCGGCGGTGCGGGCGCTCCTGGAGTCCGGTGCGGCGTATGCCGTGGACACGCCGGATTCCGAGGCCGGCGACGACATCTACCTCGACCTGCGCCGCGACCCCGGCTTCGGGTCGGTCTCCAACTGGTCCCGCGAGCAGATGATGGCCGTCTTCGCCGAGCGGGGCGGCGACCCCGATCGCGCGGGCAAGCGCGACCGCCTCGACCCCCTGCTGTGGCGCGCCGCCCGGCCGGGGGAGCCGTCGTGGCCCGCGAAGGGGCTGGCCGACGGCCGGCCGGGATGGCACATCGAGTGCACGTCCATCGCCCTCGACCACCTCGGCATGGCGTTCGACGTGCAGGGCGGCGGCACCGACCTCGTCTTCCCGCACCACGAGATGAGCGCGACGCAGGCCACCGTCCTGACGGGGGAGCGGCCGTTCGCCCGCACGTACGCGCACCAGGCGATGGTGGGCCTCGACGGCGAGAAGATGAGCAAGTCCCGGGGCAACCTGGTGCTCGTCTCGAAGCTGCGCGCCGATGGCGTCGACCCGATGGCGATCCGCCTGGCCCTGCTCGCGCACCACTACCGCACCGAGTGGTCGTGGACCGACGCCGGCCTGGCCGAGGCCAAGCAGCGTCTGGACCGGTGGCGCGCGGCGTTCTCGGTCGCCACGGCGCCGTCGTCCGACGGGGCCGTGCAGGAGCTGCGCGCCCGGGTGGCCGACGACCTCGACACCCCGGGCGCCCTCGCCGTGGTGGACCGCTGGGCCCACCGCACCCTCACGGTCGGCGGCGAGGACGAGGCCGCTCCGGGCGTGCTGGCCCGCGCGGTCGACGCGATCCTCGGCGTGCGGGTCTAG
- a CDS encoding SCO1664 family protein — protein MSTRERIQALSGWPTEPRAVEELLTTADLVVLGALADASNLALLVRLGSDEGPLAVYKPISGERPLWDFPDGSLAAREVAARLISDLGGWDVVPATVLREGPHGPGSVQRWVGDPEEVPEHPVDVVPVGHVPEGWLPVLRGEDERGRAVVVVHEDTAAARSVAVFDAVINNADRKGSHLVRVEGGLRGFDHGVSLHEERKLRTVLWGFAGQPVADEELARVDRVLAAVSDGTSDLRAELDVLLTPAEVAALEARCRALLAAAAYPTPSGQWPAIPWPPL, from the coding sequence CTGTCCACGCGCGAACGGATACAAGCGCTGAGCGGCTGGCCGACCGAACCGCGGGCCGTCGAGGAGCTGCTCACCACGGCGGACCTGGTGGTGCTCGGTGCCCTCGCGGACGCGTCCAACCTGGCGCTGCTCGTGCGCCTCGGCTCCGACGAGGGCCCACTCGCGGTGTACAAGCCGATCTCGGGCGAGCGACCGCTGTGGGACTTCCCGGACGGGTCACTCGCGGCCCGCGAGGTGGCGGCCCGGCTCATCAGCGACCTGGGCGGGTGGGACGTCGTCCCGGCGACGGTGCTGCGCGAGGGGCCGCACGGTCCCGGTTCGGTGCAGCGCTGGGTCGGCGACCCCGAGGAGGTGCCGGAGCACCCCGTCGACGTCGTCCCGGTCGGTCACGTCCCCGAGGGGTGGTTGCCGGTGCTGCGGGGCGAGGACGAGCGGGGGCGTGCCGTCGTCGTCGTGCACGAGGACACGGCCGCCGCCCGCTCGGTGGCGGTGTTCGACGCGGTGATCAACAACGCCGACCGCAAGGGCTCGCACCTCGTCCGGGTCGAGGGCGGGCTGCGCGGCTTCGACCACGGCGTCAGCCTGCACGAGGAGCGCAAGCTGCGAACCGTGCTGTGGGGGTTCGCCGGCCAGCCGGTCGCCGACGAGGAGCTGGCCCGCGTCGACCGGGTGCTGGCGGCCGTCTCCGACGGCACGTCGGACCTGCGGGCCGAGCTCGACGTGCTGCTCACCCCCGCCGAGGTGGCGGCCCTGGAGGCGCGCTGCCGCGCCCTGCTGGCGGCCGCGGCATACCCCACGCCGTCGGGGCAGTGGCCGGCCATCCCGTGGCCGCCGCTCTGA
- a CDS encoding DUF3090 domain-containing protein — protein sequence MALVEFDPPDRFVAGTVGPPGQRTFFLQASSGRRVTSVSLEKEQVSVLADRINDLLDSYAGGAGGDHAAAALVDNAPLDTPIEDEFRVNTLSLAWDEARGVVVIEALDRDPDDPEASLDPSVLTEEPRQIRVVLPPANARAFARRAQSVVSAGRPPCPFCGGPLEPEGHICPRANGYKR from the coding sequence ATGGCGCTCGTCGAGTTCGACCCACCGGACCGGTTCGTGGCCGGCACCGTCGGCCCCCCGGGCCAGCGCACCTTCTTCCTGCAGGCCAGCTCGGGCCGTCGGGTCACGAGCGTGTCGCTGGAGAAGGAGCAGGTGTCGGTCCTGGCCGACCGCATCAACGACCTGCTGGACAGCTACGCCGGGGGAGCGGGGGGCGACCACGCCGCTGCCGCCCTGGTCGACAACGCGCCGCTGGACACGCCCATCGAGGACGAGTTCCGGGTCAACACGCTCAGCCTCGCCTGGGACGAGGCCCGCGGCGTGGTCGTGATCGAGGCACTCGACCGCGACCCCGACGACCCCGAGGCCAGCCTCGACCCGTCGGTCCTGACCGAGGAGCCCCGCCAGATCCGCGTCGTGCTCCCGCCCGCGAACGCGCGGGCGTTCGCCCGCCGGGCCCAGTCGGTGGTCTCCGCCGGCCGCCCGCCGTGCCCCTTCTGCGGTGGCCCGCTGGAGCCCGAGGGCCACATCTGTCCACGCGCGAACGGATACAAGCGCTGA
- a CDS encoding MSMEG_4193 family putative phosphomutase — protein MPTVILVRHGHSTSNGDGTLAGRTPGIHLSDRGREQVARLAERFAGATLARVVSSPLERCRETAEVIAAAVGADVVVEDDLQECAYGAWTGRRLSELAKEPLWSTVQDDPASARFPDDERYAAESLAEMSDRVVRAVQRHDAQVREAHGENAVWAAVTHGDLVKALLADATGAGLGRFQRYTADPASVSVVRYGGRHTFLLAANDVAPDLSRFHTQEPPPADAAVGGGAG, from the coding sequence GTGCCCACCGTCATCCTCGTCCGCCACGGCCACTCGACGTCGAACGGCGACGGCACCCTCGCGGGCCGCACCCCCGGCATACACCTCAGCGACCGGGGGCGTGAGCAGGTGGCGAGGCTGGCCGAGCGGTTCGCCGGTGCCACGCTCGCCCGCGTCGTGAGCAGCCCGCTCGAGCGGTGCCGGGAGACGGCCGAGGTCATCGCGGCCGCCGTGGGCGCCGACGTCGTGGTCGAGGACGACCTGCAGGAGTGCGCCTACGGCGCGTGGACCGGCCGCAGGCTCAGCGAGCTCGCCAAGGAGCCGCTGTGGTCCACCGTGCAGGACGACCCCGCCTCGGCGCGCTTCCCCGACGACGAGCGGTATGCCGCGGAGAGCCTGGCCGAGATGTCCGACCGCGTCGTGCGCGCGGTGCAGCGGCACGACGCGCAGGTGCGCGAGGCCCACGGCGAGAACGCCGTGTGGGCGGCGGTCACGCACGGCGACCTGGTCAAGGCGCTGCTCGCCGACGCGACGGGCGCGGGCCTGGGCCGGTTCCAGCGCTACACGGCCGACCCGGCGTCGGTCTCGGTGGTCCGGTACGGCGGCCGGCACACGTTCCTGCTCGCCGCCAACGACGTCGCCCCCGACCTCTCGCGCTTCCACACCCAGGAGCCGCCCCCGGCCGACGCCGCCGTGGGTGGGGGCGCCGGTTAG